Genomic segment of Candidatus Babeliales bacterium:
CCAAAAATATGCGCGTAAGCTGCATTTGGAAGGCACTGCGCAATTGGTGGGTGATGATACCGTTCATATTGCGGCATGTGGTCCCAAGGGCGCTTTAGAAGAATTTCTAGACATGCTTCACAAAGGAACTAAGACGGTGAAGCCGCATGATATATCGCTTGAACCATTTTTGAAAACTAAGGACTATCGAGGCGTGTTCAGAATTATTGAATAATCATTTACCATAGCTTGTGGTACACTGGCACTCACATACACTATCAGCTA
This window contains:
- a CDS encoding acylphosphatase, translated to MKQCLRISFIATMPKDFLETFIQKYARKLHLEGTAQLVGDDTVHIAACGPKGALEEFLDMLHKGTKTVKPHDISLEPFLKTKDYRGVFRIIE